One stretch of Periplaneta americana isolate PAMFEO1 chromosome 1, P.americana_PAMFEO1_priV1, whole genome shotgun sequence DNA includes these proteins:
- the LOC138696028 gene encoding retinol dehydrogenase 11-like isoform X1 produces MEFHAELQDSRARVKLDGRGQGRNPDATTASLLKIYVKLTTGVCRSRRRLEGKTAIVTGANTGIGKETARDLAQRGAKVILACRDVDKGKTACEEIIASTGNSNVVVRHLNLSSLASVRKFANDIIKSESHLEILVNNAGAAGMGNKKTSDNLQIGMQVNHFGPFLLTCLLTGLLKRSAPSRIVVVSSMAYKYARFDLDNLNSEKWFADTQVYCYSKLANVLMANELARRLKDTGVTVNSLHPGVVATEFLRRLPSLIRPIPENIINIFCKNPWEGAQTSVYLAVSDEVEGVTGKYFSDCKEASMSRTAMDEGIAKKLWEMSERLVGLKQEEMDL; encoded by the exons TACTGAAGATATATGTGAAATTAACGACTGGAGTATGCAGAAGCCGGAGAAGACTAGAAGGCAAGACTGCTATTGTTACCGGAGCCAACACAG GAATTGGGAAGGAAACGGCCCGAGACCTAGCTCAGAGAGGAGCAAAAGTAATTCTGGCCTGCAGAGATGTGGATAAAGGAAAGACAGCATGTG AGGAGATCATTGCAAGCACTGGAAACTCCAACGTGGTGGTTCGTCATTTGAATTTGTCTTCGTTAGCATCAGTTCGCAAGTTCGCAAATGATATTATCAAATCTGAATCTCATTTGGAAATTCTTGTTAACAATGCTGGTGCTGCAGGCATGGGAAATAAGAAAACGTCTGATAATCTCCAAATTGGAATGCAAGTAAATCATTTCGGACCATTTCTTCTTACATGTCTTCTAACAG GGCTGCTGAAAAGGTCTGCTCCAAGTAGAATTGTGGTGGTATCATCTATGGCTTATAAATATGCAAGGTTTGATCTTGATAACCTTAACTCGGAGAAATGGTTTGCAGATACCCAAGTATATTGTTACAGTAAACTGGCTAATGTGTTAATGGCAAATGAATTAGCCAGACGTCTGAAAGATACAG GTGTGACAGTGAACAGTCTACATCCAGGTGTGGTTGCCACGGAGTTCTTGAGGAGACTCCCTTCCCTTATTCGACCCATTCCGgaaaatatcataaatattttttgtaag aaCCCGTGGGAAGGTGCTCAGACTTCTGTCTACTTAGCAGTGTCCGATGAAGTGGAAGGAGTAACTGGAAAATATTTTTCAGACTGCAAG GAGGCAAGTATGTCACGGACTGCAATGGATGAGGGTATAGCAAAGAAACTGTGGGAGATGAGTGAGCGTCTGGTTGGCCTCAAGCAGGAAGAAATGGATTTATAA
- the LOC138696028 gene encoding retinol dehydrogenase 11-like isoform X2 produces the protein MLWWILSSHLLWVIVILFGVLKIYVKLTTGVCRSRRRLEGKTAIVTGANTGIGKETARDLAQRGAKVILACRDVDKGKTACEEIIASTGNSNVVVRHLNLSSLASVRKFANDIIKSESHLEILVNNAGAAGMGNKKTSDNLQIGMQVNHFGPFLLTCLLTGLLKRSAPSRIVVVSSMAYKYARFDLDNLNSEKWFADTQVYCYSKLANVLMANELARRLKDTGVTVNSLHPGVVATEFLRRLPSLIRPIPENIINIFCKNPWEGAQTSVYLAVSDEVEGVTGKYFSDCKEASMSRTAMDEGIAKKLWEMSERLVGLKQEEMDL, from the exons TACTGAAGATATATGTGAAATTAACGACTGGAGTATGCAGAAGCCGGAGAAGACTAGAAGGCAAGACTGCTATTGTTACCGGAGCCAACACAG GAATTGGGAAGGAAACGGCCCGAGACCTAGCTCAGAGAGGAGCAAAAGTAATTCTGGCCTGCAGAGATGTGGATAAAGGAAAGACAGCATGTG AGGAGATCATTGCAAGCACTGGAAACTCCAACGTGGTGGTTCGTCATTTGAATTTGTCTTCGTTAGCATCAGTTCGCAAGTTCGCAAATGATATTATCAAATCTGAATCTCATTTGGAAATTCTTGTTAACAATGCTGGTGCTGCAGGCATGGGAAATAAGAAAACGTCTGATAATCTCCAAATTGGAATGCAAGTAAATCATTTCGGACCATTTCTTCTTACATGTCTTCTAACAG GGCTGCTGAAAAGGTCTGCTCCAAGTAGAATTGTGGTGGTATCATCTATGGCTTATAAATATGCAAGGTTTGATCTTGATAACCTTAACTCGGAGAAATGGTTTGCAGATACCCAAGTATATTGTTACAGTAAACTGGCTAATGTGTTAATGGCAAATGAATTAGCCAGACGTCTGAAAGATACAG GTGTGACAGTGAACAGTCTACATCCAGGTGTGGTTGCCACGGAGTTCTTGAGGAGACTCCCTTCCCTTATTCGACCCATTCCGgaaaatatcataaatattttttgtaag aaCCCGTGGGAAGGTGCTCAGACTTCTGTCTACTTAGCAGTGTCCGATGAAGTGGAAGGAGTAACTGGAAAATATTTTTCAGACTGCAAG GAGGCAAGTATGTCACGGACTGCAATGGATGAGGGTATAGCAAAGAAACTGTGGGAGATGAGTGAGCGTCTGGTTGGCCTCAAGCAGGAAGAAATGGATTTATAA